GCAGGCTGGTGATGCCGGTGCGCTCGCCCTTGGTGTCGTAGTCGTAGACCAGCGTCGCGCCGCTGTCGCACAGGTCGAGCTTGTACTGGCTGAGGCTCTCCGGCAACGCGCCGAGCTTGCCTTGCAGGTGCAGCGTCAGCCGCTTCTTGCCGAGCTTCTCCATCAAGGTTGTCTTGTCCTCGACCAGCACGATCTCGCCCTTGTTGATGACGCCGATGCGGTCGGCCATCTCCTCGGCTTCCTCGATGTAATGCGTGGTGAGGATGATGGTGACGCCGGATTGCTGTAAGGTCCGCACCACCTCCCACATGCCCTTGCGCAGCTCGACATCGACGCCGGCGGTGGGCTCGTCCAGGAACAGGATCTGCGGCTCGTGCGACAGCGCCTTCGCGATCATCACGCGCCGCTTCATGCCGCCGGAAAGGGTGAGGATCTTGTTGTCCTTCTTCTCCCACAGCGAGAGGTCCTTCAGCACCTTCTCGATATGGGCCGGGTTCTTCGGCTTGCCGAACAGACCGCGCGAGAAGGTCACGGTCGCCCACACGCTCTCGAAGGCATCGGTGTGCAGCTCCTGCGGCACGAGGCCAATGAGCGAGCGCGCCTTGCGGTAGGAGGTCTGGATGTCCTCGCCGCCGACGGTGACCTTGCCTTCGCTGGGATTGGCGATGCCGCAGACGATGGAGATCAGCGTGGTCTTGCCTGCGCCGTTGGGACCGAGCAGGGCAAAGATTTCGCCGCGCTTGATGTCGAGATTGATGTTTTTCAGGGCCTTGAAGCCGGACCCATAGGTTTTCGACAGGTTGGCGACGGAGATGATGGAGGACATGACGGCCGGATGGCTGGGGAAGGGAGGCTGGAACCCACCCGGCAGGGCAGGTCAGCGGAGCCCTGAAATAGGAATGCTCTTGCCCGGCCGCAATTCCCCGGAGAAAAATGGTCTCAAAACAGGCCCTTCATTGGCAGGTTCCGGGCGACTGTTGCGCAAGAGTCACGGGCTGCGGCTAAGATTGTCCCTCACGCGGCTCTTTGTTGCGTCTGCGAGCGGGGCGTGTGCTACGATTCCGGCCAATCGCAAAGCGTTTGTCCCCAGGGAAAGAGATCGATGAGACCGAACGGCCGTCACGCAGCCGGCGCCAGCCAGTTGTCCGCCCTCCGTGTGTGGGCGATGTGCCTGCTCCTGCTGTCCGCTGTTGCCATGAGCCCGACCACCGCCCGGGCCGCGCCGTCCTCGGCGGCCGCCACGACCCACGTCTACCTGCTGCGCGGCGTGCTCAATATCTTCTCGCTCGGGCTCGACACGATCGGCGCCCGGCTCGAGGCGCAGGGCATCCCGGTGACGGTCGCCAATTTCGTGTCCTGGTCCTCGCTCGCCGACGAGGCGGCGACCGCCTACAGGGCCGGCCGTCTCAAGACCATCATCCTGGTCGGGCATTCCTCGGGCGCGACCGCGCTGCCCGACATGATCGCCAAGCTCAACCAGCTCGGGGTGCCGGTCAAGCTCGCGATCGGCCTCGACTCCGTGTTCAAGACCAGGCTGACGACCGGAGCCGAGCGCTACATCAACATCTATATCGGCGATGGCCCCGGCGAGCCGGTGCGGGCCGCGAACGGTTTCCGCGGCAAGCTCGACAATGTCGATGTGCGCGGCACCGGCGTCGGCCACATCACCATCGACAAGAACGAAGCGATCCAGCGCCGCGTGATCGCCGAGATCGACGCCGCCATCATGCGCTCGCGCGCTCCGGCGGCGCCGGTTGCCGAACCCGGCCCGCCGCGAGGGGCGCGCTCCGCCGCGGCGGCGGCGCCGGCACGGAACTGAAACCGTTAGCCGCGACCTGCTTTCGCTATAGGCCTGAGTTTGAGAAGCCGCCGTCGACATGCAAGTCGACGGCGGCTTTGTTTTGCGCGTGATCTGTCCGGTGAGACCGGTCAGCGCTCGCTGCGCCCATCGTCATCGGCCCCCGGCGCTTCGGGCTTCAAATAGACGATCAGGCAGCAGCAACACAGCGCGAGCCCGAGGACCGGGAATCGCAAGGCCACGCCGGCAGCCGCCGCGAAGACGCCGAGCGTGATGATTGAGCGGATGCGCATGATCCTGCGCTCCCTCGGCGGGACTTCGCCCGCGGGCGCCCGGCCGACGAGGTCCCAGATCAGGGCGACATAGGTCGCGTTCACCAGGAAGAACACCGCGGCGTAGAACGCGACCGGCTGCGGCGCAAGCTCGCTCACGGCCATCCAGGCGGTGGAGAGCGGCAGCAGCGATACCGAGAACAGATGCGCGAAGTTGAACCACATCAGCCGCGGCGTCGCCTCGCTGGCATAGCGCATTAGATGGTGGTGATTGGCCCAGACGATCGCGATAAAGACGTAGCTCACGGCATAGGAGAGCCAGGTCGGCCACAGCGCCAGCAGCGCCGCGAAGGTCGGCATTTCGGGCGGACGGAGCTCGAGCACCAGCACCGTGATCAGGACGGCGAATACGCCGTCCGAGAATGCGCTGAGCCGCTCCGGAGTCCGTCTCGCATGGGCCATGGCGGCCGCTCCCGTTACGTCAGGAAATCGCGAATGCTCGCCGCGATCTCGCGCGCATGCGTTTCCAGTGCGAAATGGCCGGTGTCGAAGAACTGGACC
The DNA window shown above is from Bradyrhizobium sp. CB1650 and carries:
- a CDS encoding ABC transporter ATP-binding protein, coding for MSSIISVANLSKTYGSGFKALKNINLDIKRGEIFALLGPNGAGKTTLISIVCGIANPSEGKVTVGGEDIQTSYRKARSLIGLVPQELHTDAFESVWATVTFSRGLFGKPKNPAHIEKVLKDLSLWEKKDNKILTLSGGMKRRVMIAKALSHEPQILFLDEPTAGVDVELRKGMWEVVRTLQQSGVTIILTTHYIEEAEEMADRIGVINKGEIVLVEDKTTLMEKLGKKRLTLHLQGKLGALPESLSQYKLDLCDSGATLVYDYDTKGERTGITSLLSDLRTAGIRFNDLDTTQSSLEDIFVDLVRTS
- a CDS encoding TMEM175 family protein; translation: MAHARRTPERLSAFSDGVFAVLITVLVLELRPPEMPTFAALLALWPTWLSYAVSYVFIAIVWANHHHLMRYASEATPRLMWFNFAHLFSVSLLPLSTAWMAVSELAPQPVAFYAAVFFLVNATYVALIWDLVGRAPAGEVPPRERRIMRIRSIITLGVFAAAAGVALRFPVLGLALCCCCLIVYLKPEAPGADDDGRSER